The following proteins are encoded in a genomic region of Xenopus laevis strain J_2021 chromosome 3L, Xenopus_laevis_v10.1, whole genome shotgun sequence:
- the LOC108710462 gene encoding olfactory receptor 11G2: protein MYIFLSQLSLSEILFTTNIVPNMLRLILIGGGTMSVRGCVTQFCILCVPTISQCLLLATMSFDRYVAICNPLHYTSIMTFRLQLNIVVFCWISGFMLALVIYMFLNRLIFCHFNIINHFYCDIAPLIELSCSDTSYVELVIALISVFIAFSPFMFIIVTYIFILVNILRIPSSFGRQKAFSTCSSHLTVVCMYYGTLTIIYLYPPGKHSLNVNKFLSLLYTLVTPLSNPIIYSLRNQDIRRAIYNFLSNCRKNDCIMVDKTCLNTFS from the coding sequence ATGTATATCTTCCTCAGTCAACTGTCTCTTTCCGAAATCCTATTCACCACGAATATTGTCCCCAACATGCTAAGGCTCATCCTGATTGGTGGAGGGACTATGTCAGTAAGAGGATGTGTCACACAGTTCTGTATCCTCTGTGTCCCAACCATAAGCCAGTGCCTACTTCTTGCCACCATGTCCTTTGATCGCTATGTGGCCATATGTAATCCCCTGCATTATACATCTATTATGACCTTCAGGCTACAGTTAAACATTGTTGTTTTTTGCTGGATTTCTGGTTTCATGTTGGCTCTTGTCATTTACATGTTCTTAAATAGATTGATATTTTGTCATTTCAACATTATCAACCATTTCTATTGTGATATTGCACCACTCATAGAACTTTCTTGCTCAGATACTTCTTATGTAGAACTGGTCATTGCTTTGATTTCTGTTTTTATAGCTTTCTCCCCATTTATGTTCATAATTGTCACATACATCTTCATCTTGGTCAACATTCTCAGGATCCCCTCAAGTTTTGGAAGGCAGAAAGCCTTTTCCACCTGCAGTTCCCACCTGACagttgtgtgtatgtattatggGACACtaacaatcatttatttatatccaCCTGGGAAACATTCTCTAAATGTAAATAAGTTTCTGTCCTTATTGTACACACTGGTGACCCCATTGTCCAACCCAATTATCTACAGCTTGAGAAACCAGGACATCCGAAGAGCCATATATAACTTTCTTTCTAATTGTAGGAAAAATGATTGTATTATGGTAGATAAGACATGTCTAAACACATTTTCCTGA